From Ruminococcus sp. HUN007, a single genomic window includes:
- the rimI gene encoding ribosomal protein S18-alanine N-acetyltransferase, translating to MMQRDDVTVRMAVLKDVIRLAELDRSIFSDYWSEKAFISSVDSKMEIVTVAVLRDTEEIAAYAAVSYVLDECNINRIAVAPEFRGRGLGTYLLGCIEELLSPDVTIFNLEVRESNKYAIEMYEKFGYTVLGRRKNFYRCPTEDALLMTKRKV from the coding sequence ATGATGCAAAGGGATGATGTTACGGTAAGAATGGCTGTTCTGAAAGACGTTATCAGACTTGCTGAACTTGACCGGAGTATCTTTTCTGATTACTGGAGTGAAAAAGCATTCATTTCAAGTGTGGACAGCAAAATGGAGATCGTCACGGTGGCTGTTCTCAGGGATACTGAAGAAATTGCAGCCTATGCCGCTGTTTCATACGTACTTGATGAGTGCAATATAAACAGAATAGCAGTTGCGCCGGAATTCCGCGGAAGAGGGCTCGGTACATATCTTCTTGGCTGCATAGAGGAACTTCTATCGCCTGATGTAACCATATTCAATCTCGAAGTGCGTGAAAGTAATAAATACGCTATTGAAATGTATGAAAAATTCGGGTATACTGTATTAGGCAGAAGAAAAAATTTCTACAGGTGTCCGACAGAGGATGCACTGCTTATGACTAAACGAAAGGTTTGA
- the polA gene encoding DNA polymerase I has product MKILAIDGNSILNRAFYGIKLLSNKKGIFTNAITGFMNIYLKEKEVVKPDCTMVAFDLKAPTFRHKKVDTYKANRKGMPAELASQLPLVKELLKGLGIKIVECEGFEADDILGTVSEIFSSSGNECVILTGDRDSLQLINDKVHVRLVTNKETIEFDEALFIEKYGFEPIHLIDLKALMGDSSDNISGVPGIGEKTATSLITQYKTVEALYNSIDEAELTKSVRNKLITGREAADTSKWLATIVKNAPVDNSTDSYRTGETDEKAVSRLLTDLEMFKLLERLHISPSAVDNSDAAETETTELPAVKSISELDDKILKSVSASETADFLFDKDSGKLKIVCGDMAYVCENEKLILEFLASDVKKRTFSAKSVYCHAFAAGSSLKNIVFDAEIAAYLLDSIASDYDLGNLCASYGVPDVPENLLECADVIRLSSLCGVLEKLIKENKMDDLLCNIEQPLTEVLASMETVGVRTDTEGVREFGVMLSKEIDDYRDQIWKMCGREFNISSPKQLGEILFEDLGLPAKKKTKSGYSTNAEVLEELRDKHPVIELILKYRQLTKLNSTYVEGLLKTVGKDGRIHSVFKQTETRTGRISSTEPNMQNIPVRTELGSQMRKFFTSGEGRVLLDADYSQIELRILAHMCGDENMQQAFRDGTDIHTMTASQVFDMPPVMVTSAMRSAAKAVNFGIIYGIGAFSLSKDIGVTVAEADRYIRNYLKKYAAVGTFMDQTVETAQETGYVYTMFGRRRAVPELRASNKMVQAAGKRIAMNTPVQGSAADIIKIAMVRVYKRLREEGLDADLILQVHDELIVEVSEADAERAAKILSEEMTGAADLKVPLIADVNKGRTWYDAKG; this is encoded by the coding sequence TTGAAAATACTTGCCATAGACGGTAACAGCATATTAAACCGTGCTTTCTACGGTATTAAGCTTCTGTCAAACAAGAAAGGTATCTTTACGAATGCTATTACAGGTTTCATGAACATCTATCTGAAAGAAAAAGAGGTTGTGAAACCTGATTGCACGATGGTTGCATTTGATCTCAAGGCACCGACCTTCAGACATAAGAAGGTGGATACCTATAAAGCCAACAGAAAAGGAATGCCTGCCGAGTTAGCTTCCCAGCTTCCTCTTGTGAAGGAACTGCTTAAGGGGCTGGGCATAAAGATTGTTGAATGTGAAGGCTTTGAAGCCGATGATATCCTTGGAACAGTGTCTGAGATCTTTTCATCCTCAGGCAATGAATGCGTCATACTTACCGGCGACCGTGACAGTCTGCAGCTTATAAATGACAAGGTTCACGTAAGACTTGTGACCAATAAGGAAACGATTGAATTTGATGAGGCTCTGTTTATTGAAAAGTACGGATTTGAGCCGATACATCTTATTGATCTGAAGGCACTTATGGGTGACAGTTCCGATAACATTTCCGGTGTTCCGGGTATAGGCGAAAAAACTGCAACTTCGCTTATAACTCAGTATAAAACAGTTGAAGCGTTGTACAACTCGATTGACGAGGCGGAATTGACAAAATCGGTCAGAAACAAGCTGATTACTGGCCGTGAAGCTGCTGATACCAGTAAATGGCTTGCAACTATAGTTAAAAACGCCCCGGTTGACAACTCGACGGACAGCTACAGAACGGGTGAAACAGATGAAAAAGCCGTCAGCAGACTGCTTACAGATCTTGAAATGTTCAAACTTCTGGAAAGGCTTCATATATCTCCTTCAGCGGTAGATAACAGTGATGCCGCCGAAACGGAAACGACTGAACTGCCTGCTGTAAAGAGTATTTCAGAACTTGATGACAAGATCCTTAAATCAGTTTCAGCATCTGAAACAGCTGATTTTCTTTTTGACAAGGATTCCGGAAAACTGAAAATAGTATGCGGTGACATGGCATATGTATGTGAAAACGAAAAACTCATACTTGAGTTTTTAGCTTCGGACGTAAAGAAAAGGACGTTTTCGGCAAAATCTGTTTACTGTCATGCATTTGCCGCAGGCTCATCACTGAAGAATATTGTATTTGACGCCGAGATAGCGGCTTACCTGCTTGATTCCATAGCTTCTGACTATGACCTCGGCAATCTGTGTGCGTCCTACGGAGTGCCTGATGTACCGGAGAATCTGCTGGAGTGTGCAGATGTGATCAGGCTTTCATCTCTCTGCGGCGTACTGGAAAAACTAATAAAAGAGAATAAGATGGATGATCTTCTCTGCAATATTGAACAGCCCCTTACTGAAGTCCTTGCATCCATGGAAACAGTGGGCGTAAGAACGGATACTGAAGGTGTTAGGGAATTCGGTGTGATGCTTTCAAAGGAAATCGACGATTACCGTGATCAGATCTGGAAAATGTGCGGCAGAGAGTTCAACATTTCTTCACCCAAGCAGCTTGGTGAGATCCTTTTTGAAGATCTCGGGCTGCCGGCTAAGAAAAAGACAAAAAGCGGATACTCGACCAATGCAGAGGTGCTTGAGGAGCTTCGCGACAAACATCCGGTGATCGAACTGATCCTGAAATACAGACAGCTTACCAAGCTCAATTCGACATATGTCGAGGGCCTTCTTAAGACTGTAGGGAAAGACGGCAGGATCCACAGTGTATTTAAACAGACTGAAACCAGAACAGGACGTATTTCTTCCACAGAACCGAACATGCAGAACATTCCTGTAAGAACGGAACTTGGGAGTCAGATGAGAAAATTTTTCACTTCCGGTGAGGGCAGAGTTCTGCTCGATGCCGACTACAGTCAGATCGAACTCCGTATTCTCGCCCATATGTGCGGCGACGAAAACATGCAGCAGGCTTTCAGGGACGGTACGGATATACATACCATGACCGCATCCCAGGTGTTTGACATGCCGCCTGTCATGGTCACCAGCGCGATGAGAAGCGCTGCCAAGGCGGTTAACTTCGGCATAATATACGGAATAGGAGCGTTCTCTCTTTCAAAGGATATCGGCGTTACAGTTGCTGAAGCGGACCGGTATATCAGGAACTATCTCAAAAAATATGCTGCTGTAGGAACATTTATGGATCAGACAGTGGAAACTGCGCAGGAAACAGGATATGTCTATACAATGTTCGGCAGAAGAAGAGCTGTTCCTGAACTTCGTGCTTCAAATAAAATGGTACAGGCTGCCGGTAAGCGCATCGCAATGAACACCCCGGTACAGGGCTCTGCGGCTGACATAATCAAGATCGCAATGGTAAGAGTTTATAAAAGGCTTCGTGAAGAAGGCCTTGACGCTGACCTTATACTTCAGGTACATGATGAACTTATAGTTGAAGTATCAGAGGCAGATGCTGAACGTGCGGCAAAGATCCTTTCCGAGGAAATGACAGGTGCAGCGGATCTTAAGGTACCGCTTATCGCAGATGTAAACAAAGGCAGGACGTGGTATGATGCAAAGGGATGA
- the dusB gene encoding tRNA dihydrouridine synthase DusB, which translates to MEYIKIGSVEIKKTAVLAPMASVADRAYRILNREFGASYTVSELISSKGLCYSDRKTEELCKITEKERPCALQLFGNEPEFMAKAVKIIEKYEPDIIDINMGCPVPKVAGNGSGAALMKDTALSAEIVRAVKAESKFPVTVKIRKGWDEDHVNAVEFAAAMEKAGADAVTVHGRTKNQMYSGKSDMNIIKEVKKAVSIPVIGNGDIASLDDALRMYDFTGCDLVMIGRATYGNPWIFKEIDSYFEGKPFTPPDLEARLETMLYHLRLAMSDKPEHIAIQEARKHFAWYLTGMYGAASFRARCYSLSSYEDAVKLTEDFRKLQLDHQ; encoded by the coding sequence ATGGAATACATTAAAATAGGCAGTGTAGAAATAAAAAAGACCGCTGTACTTGCACCGATGGCAAGCGTAGCGGACAGAGCTTACAGGATACTGAACCGGGAGTTCGGAGCCTCGTATACAGTAAGCGAGCTTATTTCCTCAAAAGGACTGTGCTACAGTGACAGAAAAACCGAGGAACTTTGTAAAATAACAGAAAAAGAAAGGCCATGTGCCCTTCAGCTTTTCGGAAACGAACCTGAATTCATGGCAAAGGCCGTAAAAATAATAGAAAAATACGAGCCGGATATAATAGATATAAACATGGGCTGTCCTGTTCCGAAGGTGGCCGGAAACGGTTCCGGAGCCGCACTTATGAAGGATACTGCTCTTTCTGCAGAAATAGTACGGGCTGTAAAAGCAGAATCAAAGTTTCCTGTTACAGTAAAAATCAGAAAAGGCTGGGATGAAGATCACGTGAACGCTGTGGAATTTGCCGCTGCCATGGAAAAAGCCGGTGCTGACGCTGTTACAGTCCACGGAAGAACAAAAAATCAGATGTACTCAGGTAAATCAGATATGAACATCATAAAAGAAGTGAAAAAGGCAGTATCCATCCCTGTGATCGGCAACGGCGACATCGCTTCCCTTGACGACGCCCTCCGTATGTATGACTTCACCGGCTGTGATCTTGTTATGATAGGTCGTGCAACCTACGGAAATCCATGGATCTTTAAGGAGATCGACTCATACTTTGAAGGAAAGCCTTTCACCCCTCCTGATCTTGAAGCAAGGCTTGAAACAATGCTTTATCACCTGCGGCTTGCCATGTCTGACAAACCTGAACATATCGCTATTCAGGAGGCAAGAAAGCACTTTGCATGGTATCTTACCGGAATGTACGGTGCAGCCTCATTCCGTGCACGATGCTACAGTCTTTCAAGCTATGAAGACGCAGTAAAACTAACTGAAGATTTCAGAAAACTTCAGCTTGATCATCAATAA
- a CDS encoding chloride channel protein — protein sequence MYDYKGKIQNYFKDTWSSLGTLVFWLIAGSVTGAVVGLVGVGFHYAIASLTGIRNEYNGIIFLLPVGGLLIVWLYKAAGLEKDKGTNAVILAVRENEELPFRRAVLIFVSTVITHFLGGSAGREGAALQIGGSLAASGSRFIKQDKKQSKMFVMCGMSACFSALFGTPVTAAIFSIEVISVGIMHYSAIIPCVISAITAYEISVGLGVVPTSFSIRMVPELHEITILKIIPFAVACALASRFFCFIIHRIKHIMQGYIPNPYIRVLTGSAVIIALTLAVGDQRFNGAGGEIITESFSVRMAFYYWILKLLFTAVTLGCGFKGGEIVPAFYVGATFGSFASEFFGINYSFGAGLGLIALFCGATNCPVASLLMSIELFGVDAIPYFALICGISYLVSGDTGLYGEQKIMYSRKMPVFINRTLRNKKTEPISDEVQSDKNKTSES from the coding sequence ATGTACGATTACAAAGGGAAAATTCAGAATTATTTTAAAGACACATGGTCATCGCTCGGCACGCTTGTCTTCTGGCTTATCGCCGGCTCAGTGACGGGTGCAGTTGTCGGACTCGTGGGTGTTGGATTCCATTATGCAATTGCTTCACTGACAGGGATAAGAAATGAGTATAACGGTATTATTTTCCTTTTGCCTGTTGGAGGACTTTTGATAGTCTGGCTTTACAAAGCCGCGGGTCTCGAAAAGGACAAGGGAACAAATGCAGTTATTCTTGCGGTCCGTGAGAATGAGGAACTTCCTTTCCGGCGGGCAGTGCTTATTTTTGTAAGTACGGTCATCACTCACTTTCTTGGCGGTTCAGCCGGACGAGAAGGAGCGGCTCTCCAGATCGGCGGAAGTCTTGCGGCATCCGGCAGCAGGTTTATAAAGCAGGATAAAAAGCAGAGCAAGATGTTTGTCATGTGCGGTATGAGCGCCTGTTTCTCTGCTCTTTTTGGTACACCGGTCACAGCAGCTATCTTTTCAATAGAAGTGATCAGTGTTGGTATTATGCACTACAGTGCGATAATACCGTGCGTAATATCTGCAATAACAGCGTATGAGATCTCAGTCGGACTCGGCGTTGTTCCGACTTCGTTCAGTATAAGAATGGTTCCGGAACTCCATGAAATTACGATCCTTAAGATAATACCGTTTGCAGTAGCCTGTGCGCTTGCCAGCAGATTTTTCTGTTTTATTATCCACCGCATAAAGCATATTATGCAGGGATATATTCCGAATCCGTATATACGTGTTCTTACCGGATCGGCTGTCATAATTGCACTTACACTTGCGGTAGGTGACCAGCGTTTTAACGGTGCAGGCGGCGAAATAATCACGGAGAGCTTTTCAGTCAGAATGGCTTTTTATTACTGGATACTGAAGCTGCTGTTTACTGCGGTCACTCTGGGATGCGGCTTCAAGGGCGGCGAAATCGTACCGGCCTTTTATGTAGGAGCGACTTTCGGAAGTTTTGCTTCGGAATTTTTCGGAATAAACTATTCGTTCGGAGCGGGACTCGGTCTTATAGCACTTTTCTGCGGAGCAACGAACTGTCCGGTGGCGTCGCTGCTTATGAGTATTGAACTTTTCGGAGTAGATGCAATTCCTTATTTCGCACTGATATGCGGTATTTCATATCTTGTATCGGGTGATACCGGTCTTTATGGTGAACAGAAGATAATGTACTCGCGAAAAATGCCTGTATTTATAAACAGGACACTCAGAAACAAAAAAACTGAACCGATTTCAGATGAAGTTCAGTCAGATAAAAACAAAACCAGTGAAAGTTAA
- a CDS encoding Dabb family protein, whose amino-acid sequence MIRHIVMFSLLDEAEGKTKAENLTEAVKRAEALRTKVPSLRKYSVVTNSPEADATNYDIALVCDFDDMEGLSEYQNHPDHKEFGKFICAVRKNRACIDFEI is encoded by the coding sequence ATGATAAGACATATCGTAATGTTCTCACTTCTCGACGAAGCAGAAGGAAAAACAAAGGCTGAAAACCTTACCGAAGCAGTAAAGCGAGCTGAAGCTTTAAGAACAAAAGTACCTTCACTCCGTAAATACAGCGTAGTAACAAATTCACCTGAAGCAGATGCCACCAACTATGACATCGCCCTTGTCTGCGACTTTGATGACATGGAAGGACTTTCAGAATACCAGAACCATCCGGACCACAAGGAATTCGGAAAATTTATCTGTGCAGTAAGAAAAAACCGTGCCTGCATCGACTTTGAAATTTGA
- a CDS encoding YceG family protein: MAINFSGTRYDRSPKQDKPSAPQTNAPAAAATGTASDTFNRYIGYDNEKDFTELLISFYVGTKTNGLFFDKPIANPANPEVNKISSLITIPDEPDKETIKGFLEKLRASSVLDITRFGTVKTTDDAAAKMMEVLKEVKNDSPSPSAQKNAMVKFFCWLVRYNTYPVKSILYIGSITRHEVYWLWYVSKLGCKVNYVNYTDENSYRECDTESEYSVLHEGSLKAPLSLNLGKVNVEQYADKQHANEKINAIVNASDPLMIKYLQTDWEFIFKEMLTTLELRQAKLLCTDTTIPVYFTACIGLNEETTYNNSLYTAKEEMASSGRQFTLLTELRKPGYSDAEKYYTIQKTNDSAMVAKFAEKFKINDNLGRTVLAQKAFIDAVNSIQTNNLFNTCVMLSCWFDQITSQFDFFRNDIPAVMYYGKITLPELHFLNVLARSGMDVFYFNPDKSILKLVTSAGFADLTVLEGKDSRSDMPFPDRMIKTKLATMAYDAEKSLDTILYNDNTMFRTHQFSFSRNQTLTTTFEELGLMWHQQAMYRTGFDSRTEYVIVPNLFAKVSGIPKGDVQEYYKDIAFKLAPMSVYFNKVPFFKPSSGVRRDQAQKISNGRKIDIEALKNSPLNKYNYLTDNIQYLIFSKMQEVIDSGFITVPDTDIVPLVLTVGLNIPNNLLQIIQKFDFTKDIPKIVIVSAGQKTFEAPECILLVLFNLIGFDIIVYTPTGYKNLESFIRPEAFQEFIHGEFKYDFRPQNLAIPKEIPQEKTSFFGRIFKGKK; the protein is encoded by the coding sequence TTGGCTATCAATTTCTCCGGCACCAGATATGACCGCTCCCCGAAGCAGGATAAACCATCTGCTCCGCAGACAAATGCACCTGCTGCTGCAGCCACAGGTACTGCATCAGACACTTTCAACAGATATATCGGGTACGACAACGAAAAAGATTTCACAGAACTTCTCATATCTTTCTATGTCGGAACAAAAACAAACGGTCTTTTCTTCGATAAGCCAATAGCAAATCCGGCAAACCCGGAAGTAAACAAAATCAGTTCTTTAATAACTATACCAGATGAACCTGACAAAGAAACAATAAAAGGTTTCCTCGAAAAACTCAGAGCATCTTCCGTTCTTGATATCACCCGTTTCGGCACAGTAAAAACAACTGACGATGCTGCGGCAAAAATGATGGAGGTTCTTAAAGAAGTAAAAAATGATTCGCCTTCACCGTCTGCACAGAAAAATGCAATGGTGAAATTCTTCTGCTGGTTAGTCCGCTACAACACATATCCGGTAAAAAGCATTCTCTACATCGGCAGCATCACCAGACATGAAGTTTACTGGCTCTGGTACGTAAGCAAATTAGGATGCAAGGTTAATTACGTAAACTATACAGACGAAAATTCTTACCGTGAATGCGATACCGAAAGCGAGTACTCAGTCCTTCACGAAGGTTCTCTGAAAGCACCGCTTTCCCTTAATCTCGGTAAGGTAAACGTCGAACAGTATGCTGACAAGCAGCATGCAAATGAAAAAATAAACGCCATAGTGAACGCGTCTGATCCGCTGATGATAAAATATCTGCAGACAGACTGGGAATTCATTTTCAAGGAAATGCTCACAACACTGGAACTGCGTCAGGCAAAGCTTCTGTGTACCGATACAACAATACCGGTTTACTTTACTGCATGTATCGGTCTTAATGAAGAAACCACCTACAACAATTCACTGTACACCGCAAAAGAAGAAATGGCATCAAGCGGAAGACAGTTTACTCTTCTTACTGAACTCAGGAAGCCGGGATACAGTGATGCTGAAAAATACTATACCATACAGAAAACCAACGACTCTGCAATGGTCGCAAAGTTTGCTGAAAAATTTAAAATTAATGATAACCTCGGCAGAACTGTCCTTGCACAGAAAGCCTTTATCGATGCAGTAAACAGCATACAGACAAACAATCTGTTCAACACCTGCGTTATGCTTTCATGCTGGTTTGATCAGATCACATCTCAGTTTGACTTCTTCAGGAATGATATCCCGGCAGTAATGTACTACGGAAAAATAACACTTCCTGAACTGCATTTTCTCAACGTGCTTGCAAGATCAGGTATGGATGTTTTCTACTTCAATCCTGACAAGTCAATATTAAAGCTTGTAACTTCAGCAGGTTTTGCTGATCTTACAGTTCTTGAAGGAAAAGACTCAAGAAGCGATATGCCGTTTCCTGACAGAATGATCAAAACCAAGCTTGCAACAATGGCCTACGATGCTGAAAAATCACTTGACACTATCCTGTACAACGACAACACGATGTTCCGTACACATCAGTTCAGCTTCTCACGTAACCAGACTCTTACCACTACCTTCGAGGAACTCGGGCTCATGTGGCATCAGCAGGCAATGTACCGAACAGGATTCGACAGCAGAACTGAATATGTCATTGTTCCTAACCTTTTCGCAAAGGTCAGCGGAATTCCGAAGGGTGACGTACAGGAATACTACAAAGACATAGCCTTCAAGCTGGCTCCTATGTCAGTTTACTTTAATAAGGTACCGTTTTTCAAACCTTCTTCAGGTGTAAGACGTGACCAGGCACAGAAAATCAGCAACGGCAGAAAAATCGACATAGAAGCCCTCAAAAATTCGCCGCTGAACAAATACAACTATCTTACAGACAACATACAGTATCTTATTTTCAGCAAGATGCAGGAAGTAATCGACAGCGGATTTATCACTGTTCCCGATACAGATATCGTACCTCTCGTGCTGACTGTCGGTCTGAATATCCCGAACAATCTGCTGCAGATAATCCAGAAATTCGATTTCACAAAGGATATACCGAAGATAGTTATCGTATCAGCAGGGCAGAAAACATTTGAAGCTCCTGAATGTATACTTCTTGTTCTTTTCAACCTCATCGGATTTGACATAATCGTATACACACCGACAGGTTACAAGAATCTCGAATCATTTATACGTCCGGAAGCGTTCCAGGAATTTATCCACGGCGAATTCAAATATGATTTCAGACCTCAGAATCTTGCTATACCGAAAGAAATACCGCAGGAAAAGACATCATTCTTCGGAAGAATATTCAAGGGTAAGAAATGA
- a CDS encoding toxic anion resistance protein, producing MALNFKPSAEAAKDAATEIIPTAEATPVPEVVPEVEQEFNITVAKTELQEKIINSDEIDRLTAQIDVSNPNSIVKFGGPVAEEISKASDQVLNSMDINQINDSGKLLQNLAEVMNQFDSKELAMEEKGLKKLFSNAKKELDKILGKYHTMGEAVDKIYIQLKGYEKEIGETNVKLDKMFEANLAYYEELLKYIMAGEQGVKELDAYIEEYQAKVNANPEDGTIRMDLNNLIQTRDILDQRVMDLKVAENVALQTIPMLKTMEYSNLNLIRKINSAFIITMPVFKQSLAQAIMLKRQRVQAEAMSALDEKTNELLIKNAENTVAQSKMTAQLASGSSIQVETLEKTWNTIVRGIDETKQIQEQARIKRQEDAKKLEALKDDFKNKMHGAI from the coding sequence ATGGCATTAAATTTTAAACCAAGTGCAGAAGCAGCAAAGGACGCTGCAACAGAGATCATACCAACAGCTGAAGCAACTCCGGTACCTGAAGTCGTACCTGAAGTTGAACAGGAATTCAACATCACAGTAGCTAAGACTGAACTCCAGGAGAAAATCATTAATTCAGATGAGATTGACAGACTCACAGCTCAGATCGATGTAAGCAATCCTAATTCAATAGTAAAATTCGGCGGTCCTGTAGCTGAAGAAATATCAAAGGCATCTGACCAGGTGCTCAATTCAATGGATATCAACCAGATAAACGACTCAGGCAAGCTTCTCCAGAACCTTGCAGAAGTTATGAATCAGTTTGACAGCAAGGAACTTGCAATGGAAGAAAAGGGCCTGAAAAAGCTCTTTTCAAATGCTAAAAAGGAACTTGACAAGATCCTCGGCAAGTATCACACAATGGGCGAAGCAGTAGACAAGATCTACATTCAGCTCAAGGGATACGAAAAAGAGATCGGTGAAACCAACGTTAAGCTTGATAAAATGTTCGAAGCTAACCTTGCATACTACGAGGAACTCCTTAAGTATATCATGGCCGGTGAACAGGGCGTAAAGGAACTTGACGCATATATCGAGGAATACCAGGCAAAGGTAAATGCAAATCCTGAAGACGGTACTATCCGTATGGATCTTAACAACCTCATACAGACACGTGATATCCTTGACCAGAGAGTTATGGACCTCAAGGTAGCTGAAAACGTTGCTCTTCAGACTATTCCTATGCTCAAGACAATGGAATATTCAAACCTCAACCTCATCAGAAAGATCAACTCTGCATTCATTATCACAATGCCTGTATTCAAGCAGTCACTCGCACAGGCTATCATGCTCAAGAGACAGCGTGTACAGGCTGAAGCTATGAGCGCTCTTGATGAGAAAACAAACGAACTCCTTATCAAGAACGCTGAAAACACAGTTGCTCAGTCCAAGATGACAGCACAGCTTGCTTCAGGCAGCTCAATTCAGGTAGAAACACTCGAAAAGACATGGAATACTATCGTAAGAGGTATCGACGAAACAAAGCAGATCCAGGAACAGGCAAGAATCAAGCGTCAGGAAGATGCAAAGAAGCTCGAAGCGCTTAAGGATGACTTCAAGAATAAAATGCACGGTGCTATCTGA
- a CDS encoding VanZ family protein: MSEEQYQKNRRHFRIYTASAFLIYLLIVLHITIFSREPEERRIDTELFRSYRLLFVEKNDFYYGQIVCNILMTVPFGILIPLLNPKIRSFMKILLSGLLFSLIIELVQYFTGRGLFEFDDLFNNTVGAIIGYLLFLYFYWRYRVNMKKLRRS, from the coding sequence ATGTCAGAGGAACAGTATCAGAAGAACAGACGTCATTTCAGAATATATACTGCTTCTGCTTTTCTGATCTATCTGCTTATAGTTCTTCACATAACTATTTTCAGCAGAGAGCCGGAGGAAAGGCGCATTGACACGGAACTTTTTCGTTCCTACAGGCTGCTTTTCGTAGAAAAGAATGATTTCTATTACGGTCAGATAGTATGTAATATTCTTATGACGGTACCGTTTGGTATCCTGATTCCTCTTCTGAATCCGAAGATTCGTTCTTTTATGAAAATTTTATTGTCCGGCCTGCTTTTTTCCCTGATCATAGAACTGGTTCAGTACTTTACCGGACGCGGACTCTTTGAGTTTGATGATCTTTTCAATAATACTGTCGGAGCGATTATCGGTTATCTTTTGTTTTTATACTTTTACTGGCGCTATCGGGTGAATATGAAAAAGTTAAGACGCTCATAG
- a CDS encoding HAD-IIB family hydrolase encodes MEEPPVKCLILGDGEYLGKIEAEIKEKIGAGANVFRSEPFFIEVVPEGLDKAAAIAELIKKTDIKREDTIAFGDGFNDVSMVDYAGIGVAMSNGCDKIKEVADRIAPDNNSDGVAAVINDIFPEAR; translated from the coding sequence ATTGAAGAGCCGCCTGTAAAGTGCCTCATTCTGGGAGACGGTGAGTATCTCGGTAAAATTGAAGCCGAGATAAAGGAGAAGATAGGTGCCGGCGCAAATGTATTCCGTTCCGAGCCGTTCTTCATCGAAGTCGTGCCTGAGGGCCTTGACAAGGCCGCTGCAATAGCTGAGCTTATAAAGAAGACAGATATAAAGAGAGAGGACACTATCGCCTTCGGAGACGGTTTCAATGATGTATCTATGGTAGACTACGCCGGAATCGGTGTGGCTATGAGTAATGGGTGCGACAAAATCAAGGAAGTTGCCGACAGAATAGCTCCTGACAACAATTCAGACGGTGTTGCAGCAGTTATCAATGATATTTTCCCGGAGGCTCGCTGA
- a CDS encoding HAD hydrolase family protein encodes MDNRKIVFLDIDGTLVNSEKKITHATKAALMRIQKEGVKVAIASGRPSKGVVPFADELELDKFGGFIMPFNGCNIINYQTKEVVFANTLSMDTVKRAYETAKEYGLEMITYKGDVILSETDDNPYLLIEARINKMDVEKVKKRL; translated from the coding sequence ATGGATAACAGAAAGATCGTATTTCTTGATATTGACGGAACACTTGTAAACTCAGAAAAGAAGATCACTCATGCCACAAAAGCGGCCTTGATGAGAATACAGAAGGAAGGCGTTAAAGTAGCTATCGCTTCCGGCAGACCGTCAAAGGGAGTTGTTCCGTTTGCCGATGAACTGGAACTTGATAAGTTCGGCGGTTTTATCATGCCTTTCAACGGATGCAATATTATTAACTATCAGACAAAGGAAGTTGTTTTTGCAAATACTCTTTCAATGGATACGGTAAAGCGCGCTTACGAAACAGCGAAGGAATACGGCCTTGAAATGATCACTTACAAGGGCGATGTTATTCTTTCTGAAACAGACGACAATCCGTATCTTCTTATAGAAGCAAGAATAAATAAGATGGACGTTGAAAAGGTAAAAAAACGTTTATGA